A region of Clarias gariepinus isolate MV-2021 ecotype Netherlands chromosome 25, CGAR_prim_01v2, whole genome shotgun sequence DNA encodes the following proteins:
- the si:ch1073-83n3.2 gene encoding uncharacterized protein si:ch1073-83n3.2 yields MLMNKRCAFADENGHFTLDLTAHIVDMSTAGVRQGFLKKYGGFMFKQWKEKYVVLTVEGKLLVCKDANSPPDQEVVLQSTCQSVVEGREILDLPRLPPGGRRDCCFALILSHDKFLLLLSDNPEDCSQWLKLMKKVKEGFSSSLLLKRQQSIAPCITDRGSQPDTPNDKDPHSPSFSDKTINSPRTQSRESSFKSKGSIRQRQNHSPKSLPHHSNDCLRHGNSSDARAVRAVCLLMGGAAASSALGYLSSSSGSSNVAAQAPEITHSVGFSELGGGTSYHHACAEAVDSPHFNSFDFEGDSDFDAFDCGVFTF; encoded by the exons ATGCTTATGAATAAACGCTGTGCCTTTGCTGATGAGAATGGCCACTTCACTCTGGACCTAACTGCACAT ATTGTAGATATGAGCACAGCTGGAGTTCGACAAGGTTTTCTAAAGAAGTATG gaGGCTTTATGTTTAAGCAGTGGAAGGAGAAGTATGTGGTTTTGACTGTGGAAGGCAAGCTGTTGGTTTGCAAAGATGCCAATTCTCCACCAGATCAGGAGGTGGTGTTACAGAGTACCTGTCAGTCTGTTGTGGAAGGCAGAGAGATTTTGGACCTGCCACGTTTGCCCCCCGGAGGGCGCAGAGACTGCTGTTTTGCTCTTATTCTGTCCCACGACAAGTTCTTATTGTTGCTTTCTGATAACCCTGAAGACTGCAG TCAGTGGCTGAAATTAATGAAGAAGGTTAAAGAG GGCTTTTCCTCTTCACTTTTGCTGAAGCGACAGCAAAGTATCGCCCCCTGTATCACAGACAGAGGTTCTCAGCCAGACACCCCTAATGATAAAGACCCCCATTCCCCCAGCTTTAGTGACAAAACCATAAATTCTCCACGTACGCAATCCAGAGAGAGCTCCTTCAAAAGCAAAG GGAGCATACGTCAACGCCAAAACCACAGCCCCAAGTCCCTGCCCCATCACTCCAATGACTGCCTGCGCCATGGTAATAGCAGTGATGCACGTGCTGTCAGGGCAGTTTGTTTACTGATGGGCGGGGCTGCTGCCTCATCTGCTTTGGGTTACCTAAGCTCCAGTTCAGGCTCCTCAAATGTCGCTGCTCAAGCACCAGAGATTACCCACTCAGTGGGTTTTTCAGAGCTTGGAGGAGGAACTTCCTACCATCATGCCTGCGCAGAGGCCGTCGACTCGCCACATTTCAACAGCTTCGACTTTGAGGGTGACTCAGACTTCGATGCTTTCGACTGTGGAGTGTTCACCTTCTGA